Proteins co-encoded in one Chitinophagales bacterium genomic window:
- a CDS encoding long-chain fatty acid--CoA ligase, which yields MLNLSVILDDSARRYANKEAIIFGDTRLTFGQLNVAANQVANGLKNIGIERGDKVALSCLNLPYFPMVYFGILKTGATVVPLSVLLKRDEVAYHLQDSDAKAYFCFEGNAALPMGTEGFAGFEEVATCQHFFTITANPAAASPFEATKTLGQVMYGQSTTFETAATSAEDTAVIIYTSGTTGRPKGAELTHSNVVLNTNLCRLLFEYKPDDVTITVLPMFHVFGQVCVMNASLLQGITNVLLARFDAGDVLRIMQKENVSVFAGVPTMYWALLNYEDTEGEIDMKRLKERLRLCASGGASLPVQVLRDFEAKFEVPIYEGFGMSEGSPVVTFNQPGMVRKPGSIGTPVWGVEVIIADENDQPLPVGERGQILYRGHNVMKGYYKKPEANAETLKGGWLHSGDVGVMDEDGYFYIVDRTKDMIIRGGLNVYPREVEEVIIKHEAVSLVAVIGVPHDKYGEEIKACVVLNEGASVTAEELQEFAKANIAAYKYPRIVEFLDTLPMSATGKILKRELRK from the coding sequence ATGCTAAATCTTTCTGTAATCTTAGACGACAGTGCAAGAAGGTATGCCAATAAGGAGGCGATTATTTTTGGCGATACCCGTCTTACTTTTGGACAGCTCAATGTAGCGGCTAATCAAGTAGCCAATGGGTTGAAAAACATTGGTATAGAACGTGGTGATAAAGTGGCTTTGAGTTGTTTAAATTTACCGTATTTTCCGATGGTTTATTTTGGCATTCTCAAAACTGGTGCAACGGTTGTGCCTTTGAGTGTGTTATTGAAGCGAGATGAGGTGGCCTATCATTTGCAGGATTCTGATGCCAAGGCCTATTTTTGTTTTGAAGGAAATGCTGCTTTACCGATGGGAACAGAAGGTTTTGCAGGTTTCGAAGAAGTGGCAACTTGCCAACATTTTTTTACCATTACTGCCAACCCTGCCGCTGCTTCGCCTTTTGAAGCAACGAAAACTTTGGGACAGGTGATGTATGGTCAATCGACTACTTTTGAAACCGCAGCAACTTCGGCAGAAGATACGGCGGTAATTATCTATACTTCTGGAACGACTGGACGACCCAAAGGCGCAGAATTGACGCACTCCAATGTGGTGCTGAATACCAATTTGTGCCGCTTACTTTTTGAATACAAACCCGATGATGTGACGATTACCGTTTTGCCGATGTTCCATGTTTTTGGGCAAGTGTGTGTGATGAATGCGAGCCTTTTGCAGGGGATTACCAATGTTTTGTTGGCGAGGTTTGATGCAGGAGATGTGTTGCGAATCATGCAAAAAGAAAATGTTTCGGTGTTTGCAGGTGTACCAACGATGTATTGGGCATTGTTAAATTATGAGGATACGGAGGGTGAAATTGATATGAAGCGACTCAAAGAACGTTTGCGTTTGTGTGCTTCTGGAGGTGCGTCCTTACCAGTGCAGGTGTTGCGGGATTTTGAAGCGAAATTCGAAGTGCCTATTTATGAAGGTTTTGGGATGTCGGAAGGTTCACCAGTTGTTACCTTCAATCAGCCTGGGATGGTGCGTAAACCTGGTTCGATTGGTACGCCTGTTTGGGGTGTAGAGGTGATTATTGCGGACGAAAATGACCAACCTTTGCCTGTGGGCGAACGTGGACAGATTTTGTATCGTGGACACAATGTCATGAAAGGATATTACAAAAAGCCTGAAGCGAATGCTGAAACGTTGAAAGGAGGTTGGCTACATTCGGGTGATGTGGGCGTGATGGATGAAGATGGCTATTTCTACATCGTGGATCGAACCAAAGATATGATTATTCGAGGAGGTTTGAATGTATATCCTCGTGAGGTAGAGGAAGTGATTATCAAACACGAAGCGGTTTCGTTGGTAGCGGTGATTGGTGTACCACACGATAAATATGGCGAGGAAATCAAGGCTTGTGTGGTCTTGAATGAAGGTGCTTCGGTGACGGCTGAGGAACTACAAGAGTTTGCTAAAGCAAATATTGCAGCGTATAAATATCCTCGAATAGTGGAATTTTTGGACACTTTGCCGATGAGTGCAACAGGTAAGATTTTGAAGCGAGAATTGCGAAAATAG